The Schistocerca gregaria isolate iqSchGreg1 chromosome 1, iqSchGreg1.2, whole genome shotgun sequence genome includes a window with the following:
- the LOC126362967 gene encoding cuticle protein 21-like isoform X2, with amino-acid sequence MALQVLLCACALLGAASAGYLGAPAVSYSAAPALRGSALGLGLAGAPVGAAATTAAAAAAAAAAARLAAARLPAAGLPAYAGVAPVYAGVAPGYAGVAPGYTGLAAARYAGLGRLAGGLPAELADPYYDPNPQYSFSYSVSDALTGDAKQQRESRSGDVVEGSYSLVEPDGSVRTVDYTAAPGVGFNAVVSKSAAPAGSPAAAAAATAAAAAAASARAALSAGAVPGVAGYPLSPAAAAGVYGAPLKTAHAVLSTPHAKVHY; translated from the exons ATGGCTCTCCAG GTGCTgctgtgcgcatgcgcgctgctgggAGCGGCTAGCGCCGGCTACCTGGGCGCGCCCGCCGTCTCTTACTCGGCGGCTCCAGCGCTGCGGGGATCGGCTCTGGGTCTGGGACTCGCAG GTGCTCCAGTTGGAGCTGCTGCTACCACTGCTGCAGCTGcggcagctgcagctgctgctgctagacTGGCTGCTGCCAGGCTACCAGCTGCTGGTCTGCCGGCCTATGCCGGAGTCGCCCCTGTGTATGCTGGTGTAGCTCCAGGCTATGCTGGAGTCGCCCCTGGCTATACTGGTCTGGCCGCTGCACGCTACGCCGGTCTGGGCCGCCTGGCCGGTGGGCTGCCCGCCGAGCTGGCTGACCCGTACTACGACCCCAACCCGCAGTACAGCTTCAGCTACAGCGTCAGCGACGCCCTGACCGGCGACGCCAAGCAGCAGCGGGAGAGCCGCAGCGGCGACGTGGTGGAGGGCAGCTACAGCCTGGTCGAGCCCGACGGCAGCGTCCGCACTGTGGACTACACGGCCGCGCCCGGTGTCGGGTTCAACGCAGTGGTCTCCAAGAGCGCCGCCCCTGCCGGATCGCCTGCTGCAGCCGCTGCAGCCACtgcggccgccgctgccgccgcctccgCTCGAGCTGCTCTCTCTG CAGGTGCAGTACCAGGCGTGGCGGGCTACCCACTGTCCCCAGCAGCTGCTGCTGGAGTGTATGGTGCACCCCTCAAGACTGCTCATGCTGTTCTCTCCACACCACACGCCAAGGTCCACTACTGA
- the LOC126362967 gene encoding cuticle protein 21-like isoform X5 — protein MALQVLLCACALLGAASAGYLGAPAVSYSAAPALRGSALGLGLAGAPVGAAATTAAAAAAAAAAARLAAARLPAAGLPAYAGVAPVYAGVAPGYAGVAPGYTGLAAARYAGLGRLAGGLPAELADPYYDPNPQYSFSYSVSDALTGDAKQQRESRSGDVVEGSYSLVEPDGSVRTVDYTAAPGVGFNAVVSKSAAPAGSPAAAAAATAAAAAAASARAALSGAVPGVAGYPLSPAAAAGVYGAPLKTAHAVLSTPHAKVHY, from the exons ATGGCTCTCCAG GTGCTgctgtgcgcatgcgcgctgctgggAGCGGCTAGCGCCGGCTACCTGGGCGCGCCCGCCGTCTCTTACTCGGCGGCTCCAGCGCTGCGGGGATCGGCTCTGGGTCTGGGACTCGCAG GTGCTCCAGTTGGAGCTGCTGCTACCACTGCTGCAGCTGcggcagctgcagctgctgctgctagacTGGCTGCTGCCAGGCTACCAGCTGCTGGTCTGCCGGCCTATGCCGGAGTCGCCCCTGTGTATGCTGGTGTAGCTCCAGGCTATGCTGGAGTCGCCCCTGGCTATACTGGTCTGGCCGCTGCACGCTACGCCGGTCTGGGCCGCCTGGCCGGTGGGCTGCCCGCCGAGCTGGCTGACCCGTACTACGACCCCAACCCGCAGTACAGCTTCAGCTACAGCGTCAGCGACGCCCTGACCGGCGACGCCAAGCAGCAGCGGGAGAGCCGCAGCGGCGACGTGGTGGAGGGCAGCTACAGCCTGGTCGAGCCCGACGGCAGCGTCCGCACTGTGGACTACACGGCCGCGCCCGGTGTCGGGTTCAACGCAGTGGTCTCCAAGAGCGCCGCCCCTGCCGGATCGCCTGCTGCAGCCGCTGCAGCCACtgcggccgccgctgccgccgcctccgCTCGAGCTGCTCTCTCTG GTGCAGTACCAGGCGTGGCGGGCTACCCACTGTCCCCAGCAGCTGCTGCTGGAGTGTATGGTGCACCCCTCAAGACTGCTCATGCTGTTCTCTCCACACCACACGCCAAGGTCCACTACTGA
- the LOC126362967 gene encoding cuticle protein 21-like isoform X3 has protein sequence MALQVLLCACALLGAASAGYLGAPAVSYSAAPALRGSALGLGLAGAPVGAAATTAAAAAAAAAAARLAAARLPAAGLPAYAGVAPVYAGVAPGYAGVAPGYTGLAAARYAGLGRLAGGLPAELADPYYDPNPQYSFSYSVSDALTGDAKQQRESRSGDVVEGSYSLVEPDGSVRTVDYTAAPGVGFNAVVSKSAAPAGSPAAAAAATAAAAAAASARAALSAGAVPGVAGYPLSPAAAAGVYGAPLKTAHAVLSTPHAKVHY, from the exons GTGCTgctgtgcgcatgcgcgctgctgggAGCGGCTAGCGCCGGCTACCTGGGCGCGCCCGCCGTCTCTTACTCGGCGGCTCCAGCGCTGCGGGGATCGGCTCTGGGTCTGGGACTCGCAG GTGCTCCAGTTGGAGCTGCTGCTACCACTGCTGCAGCTGcggcagctgcagctgctgctgctagacTGGCTGCTGCCAGGCTACCAGCTGCTGGTCTGCCGGCCTATGCCGGAGTCGCCCCTGTGTATGCTGGTGTAGCTCCAGGCTATGCTGGAGTCGCCCCTGGCTATACTGGTCTGGCCGCTGCACGCTACGCCGGTCTGGGCCGCCTGGCCGGTGGGCTGCCCGCCGAGCTGGCTGACCCGTACTACGACCCCAACCCGCAGTACAGCTTCAGCTACAGCGTCAGCGACGCCCTGACCGGCGACGCCAAGCAGCAGCGGGAGAGCCGCAGCGGCGACGTGGTGGAGGGCAGCTACAGCCTGGTCGAGCCCGACGGCAGCGTCCGCACTGTGGACTACACGGCCGCGCCCGGTGTCGGGTTCAACGCAGTGGTCTCCAAGAGCGCCGCCCCTGCCGGATCGCCTGCTGCAGCCGCTGCAGCCACtgcggccgccgctgccgccgcctccgCTCGAGCTGCTCTCTCTG CAGGTGCAGTACCAGGCGTGGCGGGCTACCCACTGTCCCCAGCAGCTGCTGCTGGAGTGTATGGTGCACCCCTCAAGACTGCTCATGCTGTTCTCTCCACACCACACGCCAAGGTCCACTACTGA